From the Nodularia sp. NIES-3585 genome, one window contains:
- a CDS encoding DJ-1/PfpI family protein, whose amino-acid sequence MVTTTSSKKGKIGVLIEEHFDEIEFRAFNKFFPENGYELEYISHLWNQEKITFNGVFHTEEVTVTVEINDIEPTDYEGIILIGAYAMDRLRYEEYHQEGQPNQSPAVKFLRKAVKAMDNGRLKIGTICHSLWLFCADPELLKNRKVTCAHNIICDVQNAGGIIIFDGKQTKDIHIDGNLITAKHPDVVPKFMDMFVKAIKEQELQVLNK is encoded by the coding sequence ATGGTAACTACAACTTCCAGTAAGAAAGGTAAAATAGGTGTACTTATTGAAGAACACTTTGACGAAATTGAATTTCGAGCTTTTAATAAATTCTTTCCTGAAAATGGATATGAATTAGAATACATATCCCATCTTTGGAACCAAGAAAAAATCACATTTAATGGTGTTTTTCATACAGAAGAAGTCACAGTCACGGTAGAAATAAATGATATTGAACCTACCGATTATGAAGGGATTATTCTCATTGGTGCTTATGCGATGGATCGTCTTCGCTATGAAGAGTATCATCAAGAGGGTCAACCTAACCAATCTCCGGCTGTCAAATTTCTCCGTAAAGCTGTAAAGGCTATGGATAATGGTAGATTAAAGATTGGAACTATCTGTCATAGCCTTTGGCTGTTTTGTGCTGATCCCGAACTACTTAAAAATCGTAAAGTTACCTGCGCTCATAACATAATTTGTGATGTGCAAAATGCTGGAGGTATTATTATCTTCGATGGTAAACAAACTAAAGATATACATATAGATGGTAATCTGATCACAGCAAAACATCCTGATGTAGTCCCCAAATTCATGGATATGTTTGTCAAGGCAATTAAAGAGCAAGAATTGCAGGTATTAAACAAGTAA